The segment CTTTAGTGCTAGCACTTCTGCAAGTGGGTGGTCATCCATCCAAAGAAGCACAAGAATTATTGGATCAAGTGAAAGGGCTGGAAGGCGACTTTAACTTTGAAACTTACTATTCATTATCTTGCCATAACTGCCCTGACGTCGTGCAGGCGCTGAACTTAATGGCAGTATTGAATCCGAACATCAGCCATACGGCGATTGATGGTGCGCTGTTCCAAAACGAAATTGACGAACGCAACATCATGGGTGTTCCCGCTGTTTTCTTAAATGGCAAAGAGTTTGGTCAAGGCCGCATGACATTAAGCGAAATCGTGAGCAAGGTAGATACCAATGCTGATGCGCGTGCGGCAAAAGCGATTAGCGGACGTGATCCATTTGAAGTTCTGATCATCGGTAGTGGTCCTGCGGGTGCATCCGCTGCGGTTTATACTGCGCGTAAAGGTATTCGAACTGGTGTTATCGGTGAGCGTTTTGGCGGGCAGGTCATGGATACCGTTGATATCGAAAACTATATTTCGGTATTGAAAACTGAAGGCGCAATTTTAGCTGGTGCTCTGAAAAATCATGTGGATAGCTACAATGTGGATGTGATTGATGGTCAATCCGTCACTAAGCTTATCCCTGCTGAAGAGATTGGCGGATATCACCAAATCGAAACAGCATCAGGCGGCGTGATGAAGGCGCGCAGTATTATTATCGCGACTGGCGCACGCTGGAGAAATATGGGTGTTCCGGGCGAACAAGAGTACCGCACAAAAGGAGTGACATTCTGTCCTCACTGTGATGGTCCACTGTTTAAAGGTAAACGCGTCGCGGTGATTGGTGGCGGTAACTCCGGTATCGAAGCAGCTATCGATTTAGCGGGTATCGTTGAACATGTCACCGTATTGGAATTCGCATCAGAATTGAAAGCGGACTCCGTGTTACAAGCCAAAGCCCGTAGCCTGAGCAATATCGATATTATTTTGAATGCTCAAACCCTTGAAGTTAAAGGCGATGGCAGCAAGATGACTAGCTTAGAGTACAAAGACCGCACCGATGAAAGCGTGCATTCTTTGGAAGTGGCAGGCGCGTTTGTTCAAATCGGTTTATTACCAAATACCAATTGGTTAGGTGATACTGTTGCTCGCAACCGTATGGGCGAAATTGAAGTTGATGCTCGTAACGAAACCAGTGTGAAGGGCGTATTCGCCGCTGGTGACTGTACAACAGTGCCTTATAAACAAATTATCATTTCCGCCGGAGAGGGAGCAAAAGCCGCATTGAGCGCCTTTGACTACCTTATCCGCACAAGTACCAGAACCGCTGAATAGCTCATAGTTTAGCGGGTTGTAGCCAAAAGGCACTCGGGGGCGAGTGCCTTTTTTTGTGGGTGGAAATCATTCTAAAAAGATTAATTATGTTGGCTTTTTACTAAGGGATAATATTGCCTTTTCATTTATTTTTTCAAGAAGGAAACAACAAAATTTGAGAGCTTCATTATATTCTTTATAATAATCATGTATTGATTTATTTGGATCTAATTCATAATCATATAACCCTATATGAACTAACTGATTTCTTAGTTCACCAATTAGTATAAATAATCTTTCTCCATTTTTATAACTTGAATTTTCCTCACTATCGATTTCGCTTCTAAATTGATTTCTAAACTCTTTACCAAAATTTGAAACAAATTTATTAGCATTGGGGTTTCTTTCATTATCCCACTCAAACAACGTATGATAACCCC is part of the Providencia zhijiangensis genome and harbors:
- the ahpF gene encoding alkyl hydroperoxide reductase subunit F, which encodes MLDNNLQAQLKAYLERLTKPVELVSNLDDSAKSIEIKQLLEQIASLSDKVTVREEHDAAQRTPSFLITNPGTNIGVRFAGSPLGHEFTSLVLALLQVGGHPSKEAQELLDQVKGLEGDFNFETYYSLSCHNCPDVVQALNLMAVLNPNISHTAIDGALFQNEIDERNIMGVPAVFLNGKEFGQGRMTLSEIVSKVDTNADARAAKAISGRDPFEVLIIGSGPAGASAAVYTARKGIRTGVIGERFGGQVMDTVDIENYISVLKTEGAILAGALKNHVDSYNVDVIDGQSVTKLIPAEEIGGYHQIETASGGVMKARSIIIATGARWRNMGVPGEQEYRTKGVTFCPHCDGPLFKGKRVAVIGGGNSGIEAAIDLAGIVEHVTVLEFASELKADSVLQAKARSLSNIDIILNAQTLEVKGDGSKMTSLEYKDRTDESVHSLEVAGAFVQIGLLPNTNWLGDTVARNRMGEIEVDARNETSVKGVFAAGDCTTVPYKQIIISAGEGAKAALSAFDYLIRTSTRTAE
- a CDS encoding HEPN domain-containing protein, translating into MISDIFKDCREFHTIDSMYNDYCEDEKLIETIQRDNVEIVSFYQSHKRLFTKSFVIMCSNAFEKRMTQFLPKLLSGELRSSIESDSDSIQSGNSNFMTIFFEKMVFKRGYHTLFEWDNERNPNANKFVSNFGKEFRNQFRSEIDSEENSSYKNGERLFILIGELRNQLVHIGLYDYELDPNKSIHDYYKEYNEALKFCCFLLEKINEKAILSLSKKPT